A region of Phalacrocorax carbo chromosome 7, bPhaCar2.1, whole genome shotgun sequence DNA encodes the following proteins:
- the DNAJA4 gene encoding dnaJ homolog subfamily A member 4 isoform X4: protein MQVIVQQIGPGMVQQIQTVCPECKGQGERINPKDRCDNCNGCKVVREKKIIEVHVDKGMKDGQKIVFHGEGDQEPDLEPGDVIIVLDQKDHSVFQRRGHDLITKMRIQLSEALCGFRKTIETLDNRVLVISSRPGEVIKHGDLKCIYNEGMPIYKSPMDKGSLIIQFLVQFPEHYWLPREKLCLLEALLPPREDVMITDEMDQVDLEDFDPNEQTYRNSAGEAYEEDEEGPRTGVQCQTS from the exons ATGCAAGTTATAGTTCAGCAGATTGGACCTGGCATGGTACAACAAATCCAAACTGTGTGTCCAGAATGCAAAGGCCAAGGTGAAAGAATAAATCCAAAGGACAGGTGTGACAACTGCAATGGCTGTAAGGttgtaagagagaaaaagatcaTAGAAGTTCATGTTGATAAAG GTATGAAAGATGGTCAGAAGATAGTATTTCATGGAGAAGGTGACCAGGAGCCTGATCTGGAGCCTGGTGATGTTATAATTGTGCTTGATCAAAAGGATCACAGTGTCTTTCAGAGGCGAGGGCATGACTTAATCACAAAAATGAGAATTCAACTCTCGGAGGCTTTATGTGGTTTCAGAAAGACCATTGAAACTCTGGATAACAGAGTTCTTGTCATATCGTCTAGACCAG GTGAAGTGATAAAACATGGTGACCTGAAGTGTATATACAACGAAGGGATGCCTATCTACAAATCTCCCATGGACAAAGGCAGCTTAATTATACAATTTTTG GTCCAGTTCCCAGAGCACTACTGGCTCCCAAGGGAGAAACTGTGTCTGCTGGAGGCCCTGCTTCCTCCACGAGAAGATGTTATGATTACAGATGAGATGGATCAGGTAGATCTTGAAGATTTTGATCCAAATGAGCAAACCTACCGTAACAGTGCAGGAGAAGCATATGAAGAAGATGAGGAGGGTCCAAGAACAGGAGTACAATGTCAGACATCTTAA